A part of Synechococcus sp. KORDI-49 genomic DNA contains:
- the hisF gene encoding imidazole glycerol phosphate synthase subunit HisF — MVALRLIPCLDVARGRVVKGVNFVGLRDAGDPVELACRYSGAGADELVFLDIAASHEGRATLVDLVRRTAEAVTIPFTVGGGISTVEGITELLRAGADKVSLNSSAVRRPELVREGAERFGCQCIVVAIDARRRDAGGWDVYVKGGRENTGLDAVAWAQQVAELGAGEILLTSMDGDGTQAGYDLPLTRAVAQAVPVPVIASGGAGCIDHIAQALDHGPSGGQASAALLASLLHDGVLTVEQIKRDLLARGLGIRP; from the coding sequence ATGGTCGCTCTGCGTCTGATTCCCTGTCTGGATGTCGCCCGCGGTCGTGTGGTGAAAGGGGTGAATTTCGTCGGCCTGAGGGACGCCGGAGATCCTGTGGAGCTCGCCTGCCGCTACAGCGGTGCCGGGGCTGATGAACTGGTGTTTCTCGACATCGCCGCCAGCCATGAAGGTCGCGCCACGCTGGTGGATCTGGTGCGCCGCACGGCTGAAGCCGTGACCATTCCGTTCACGGTGGGTGGCGGTATCTCCACGGTGGAGGGCATCACCGAGCTGCTGCGGGCCGGGGCAGACAAGGTGAGCCTCAACTCCTCGGCCGTTCGCCGCCCGGAGCTGGTGCGTGAGGGTGCGGAGCGCTTCGGCTGTCAGTGCATCGTGGTGGCCATCGATGCCCGGCGACGGGATGCGGGTGGCTGGGACGTCTATGTGAAGGGCGGCCGTGAAAACACGGGCCTGGATGCGGTGGCGTGGGCCCAGCAGGTGGCTGAGCTCGGTGCGGGCGAGATCCTGCTCACCTCAATGGATGGGGATGGCACCCAGGCGGGCTACGACCTGCCACTGACCCGTGCCGTGGCCCAGGCCGTGCCGGTGCCAGTGATCGCCTCTGGAGGCGCCGGCTGCATCGATCACATCGCCCAGGCCCTCGATCACGGGCCTTCCGGCGGTCAGGCTTCTGCAGCCTTGCTGGCCTCGCTGCTGCATGACGGAGTCCTGACCGTGGAGCAGATCAAACGGGATCTGTTGGCCCGAGGACTGGGGATCAGGCCCTAG
- the chlG gene encoding chlorophyll synthase ChlG codes for MSDARQLLGMKGASGTTNIWKLRLQLMKPVTWIPLIWGVVCGAAASGNFQWKPDHVLASFACMLMSGPLLAGYTQTINDYYDREIDAINEPYRPIPSGAISLGQVKVQIWVLLLAGLAVSWGLDLWAGHTTPVLLLLALGGSLVSFIYSAPPLKLKQNGWLGNYALGASYIALPWWAGQALFGTLTWSTALLTLAYSLAGLGIAVVNDFKSVEGDRELGLQSLPVVFGIERASWISAGMIDLFQLAMVAVLIAIGQHFAAVLLVLLIVPQITFQDIWLLRDPVAFDVKYQASAQPFLVLGMLVTALAIGHSPLTQVM; via the coding sequence GTGAGCGACGCCCGCCAGCTGCTCGGAATGAAAGGTGCCTCCGGCACCACCAACATCTGGAAGCTGCGACTGCAGCTGATGAAGCCGGTCACCTGGATCCCGCTGATCTGGGGTGTTGTCTGCGGTGCCGCGGCCAGTGGCAATTTCCAGTGGAAACCCGACCACGTGCTGGCGTCCTTCGCCTGCATGCTGATGAGTGGTCCGCTGCTGGCGGGCTACACGCAGACGATCAACGACTACTACGACCGCGAGATCGACGCGATCAACGAGCCTTATCGACCGATTCCCTCCGGCGCCATCTCCCTCGGACAGGTGAAGGTTCAGATCTGGGTGCTGCTGCTCGCCGGTCTGGCTGTGTCATGGGGACTCGATCTTTGGGCCGGTCACACCACCCCGGTGCTGCTGCTGCTCGCCCTCGGCGGTTCTCTGGTGAGCTTCATCTACTCAGCACCGCCGTTGAAGCTCAAGCAGAACGGCTGGCTGGGGAACTATGCCCTCGGTGCCAGCTACATCGCCCTGCCCTGGTGGGCCGGCCAGGCCCTGTTCGGGACCCTTACCTGGAGCACGGCGCTGCTGACCCTGGCCTACAGCCTCGCCGGACTCGGCATCGCTGTGGTGAACGACTTCAAAAGCGTGGAAGGCGACCGTGAGCTCGGGCTTCAATCGCTTCCCGTCGTGTTCGGGATTGAACGGGCGAGCTGGATCAGCGCCGGCATGATCGATCTGTTTCAGCTGGCGATGGTTGCCGTGCTGATCGCCATCGGCCAGCATTTCGCTGCGGTTCTTCTCGTGCTCCTGATCGTGCCCCAGATCACCTTCCAGGACATCTGGCTGCTGCGCGATCCCGTGGCGTTCGATGTGAAGTACCAGGCCAGCGCGCAACCCTTTCTCGTTCTCGGCATGTTGGTGACCGCTCTGGCCATCGGCCACAGTCCCCTCACCCAGGTGATGTGA
- a CDS encoding Ig-like domain-containing protein, with protein MTSATSDDLSGRAYYYYSSSSYGSSQTSDSESETTASEDAESSDEADDDTIKIYVNSGSFRAPYFSFFTDSSRSVSFGTNELDVSKTYEFIGANSTHPFYIGDSGYRQESSAALVLDGDGSASGGIGRDQSFTLSFAADIDLSLIDSIDYFCTAHSSMIGSFQLVGEPLGRQDANDEEAEIVAPTISISTDDTSLTSGETARITFTLSEGSTDFTADDLAVSGGVVSDFETISATEYTAVFTPDVESTDNGTVSVAAGSFSNSAGTTNDSSASLSMGVDTRDQVSPVLEISADDEELTAGETATIRFTLSEASSDFTAEDVVVSGGELSGFSGSGTDYSASFTPAENSTDEGVITVVRGAFRDAAGNINAERTSISLEVNTVPPDTTAPALEISADDEELTVGETATIRFTLSEASSDFTAEDVAVSGGELSGFSGSGTDYSASFTPAENSTDEGVITVVRGAFRDAAGNINAERTSISLEVNTVPPDTTAPALEISADDEELTVGETATIRFTLSEASSDFTAEDVAVSGGELSGFSGSGTDYSASFTPAENSTDEGVITVVRGAFRDAAGNINAERTSISLEVNTVPPDTTAPALEISADDEELTAGETATIRFTLSEASSDFTAEDVAVSGGELSGFSGSGTDYSASFTPAENSTDEGVITVVRGAFRDAAGNINAERTSISLEVNTVPTVSEATPQSEPPVELFVSAGSFAEPYYTFYTDAEGNEPLVDPALDVDSTYLFRRLDDVASHPFYVSDQGHNQTSSSALILQGDGSAERGIKGTESFQLSFSGDIDLDVVETVDYYCSSHPSMISSFRLFRGSNEILESASDAETDDADAPLGFAFASQDVSTSSEAEDDSDSTADVALSTVDVLTGDVNNNGSHDVSDAISVLRNIVGLETDLSEFPGVDPVTLMDIDGSGSIDVGDAVGILRAIVGLESLTSLVQVSLQAPADLSNALLLDPQGLQADPLVPDPSALLL; from the coding sequence TTGACATCCGCCACCTCGGATGATCTTTCTGGTCGTGCGTATTACTACTACTCATCTAGCTCTTACGGTTCGAGTCAGACCTCGGATTCCGAATCGGAAACAACTGCATCGGAGGACGCTGAGTCGTCTGATGAGGCTGATGACGACACCATCAAGATCTACGTCAACTCAGGATCATTCCGGGCTCCATACTTCTCCTTCTTCACCGATTCAAGTCGATCGGTCTCGTTCGGAACGAACGAGCTCGATGTCAGTAAAACCTACGAATTCATCGGAGCTAATTCCACACACCCCTTCTACATCGGTGACAGCGGCTACCGGCAGGAGAGTTCGGCAGCGCTGGTTCTGGATGGGGATGGATCAGCCTCCGGGGGAATCGGTCGTGACCAGTCGTTCACGCTCAGTTTCGCGGCTGATATTGATCTGTCGTTGATCGACAGCATTGATTATTTCTGTACGGCACATTCCTCGATGATCGGCTCCTTCCAGTTGGTGGGTGAGCCTCTGGGTCGTCAGGATGCCAATGACGAAGAGGCCGAGATCGTTGCCCCAACGATCTCGATTTCAACCGATGACACCAGTCTGACGTCGGGCGAGACAGCCCGGATCACGTTCACTCTCTCGGAAGGCTCCACGGATTTCACTGCGGATGACCTGGCCGTTTCCGGGGGTGTTGTTTCGGATTTCGAGACCATCAGTGCCACTGAGTACACGGCTGTGTTCACCCCGGATGTGGAGAGCACCGACAACGGCACGGTTTCTGTCGCTGCAGGCAGCTTCTCCAATTCCGCTGGCACAACCAACGACAGCAGTGCATCCCTCTCCATGGGTGTTGACACCCGTGATCAGGTCTCCCCTGTGCTCGAGATCAGCGCGGACGATGAGGAGCTGACGGCGGGCGAAACGGCGACGATCCGATTCACGTTGTCGGAGGCATCGAGCGATTTCACCGCGGAGGACGTGGTGGTGAGCGGCGGCGAGCTGAGCGGTTTCAGCGGCAGTGGAACGGACTACAGCGCCAGCTTCACGCCGGCGGAGAACAGCACCGATGAGGGTGTGATCACGGTGGTGCGTGGCGCCTTCCGTGATGCGGCCGGGAACATCAATGCGGAGCGGACATCGATCAGCCTGGAGGTGAACACGGTGCCTCCGGACACCACAGCGCCTGCCCTGGAGATCAGCGCGGACGATGAGGAGCTGACGGTGGGCGAAACGGCGACGATCCGGTTCACGTTGTCGGAGGCATCGAGCGATTTCACGGCGGAGGACGTGGCGGTGAGCGGCGGCGAGCTGAGCGGTTTCAGCGGCAGTGGAACGGACTACAGCGCCAGCTTCACGCCGGCGGAGAACAGCACCGATGAGGGTGTGATCACGGTGGTGCGTGGCGCCTTCCGTGATGCGGCCGGGAACATCAATGCGGAGCGGACATCGATCAGCCTGGAGGTGAACACGGTGCCTCCGGACACCACAGCGCCTGCCCTGGAGATCAGCGCGGACGATGAGGAGCTGACGGTGGGCGAAACGGCGACGATCCGGTTCACGTTGTCGGAGGCATCGAGCGATTTCACGGCGGAGGACGTGGCGGTGAGCGGCGGCGAGCTGAGCGGTTTCAGCGGCAGTGGAACGGACTACAGCGCCAGCTTCACGCCGGCGGAGAACAGCACCGATGAGGGTGTGATCACGGTGGTGCGTGGCGCCTTCCGTGATGCGGCCGGGAACATCAATGCGGAGCGGACATCGATCAGCCTGGAGGTGAACACGGTGCCTCCAGACACCACAGCGCCTGCCCTGGAGATCAGCGCGGACGATGAGGAGCTGACGGCGGGCGAAACGGCGACGATCCGGTTCACGTTGTCGGAGGCATCGAGCGATTTCACGGCGGAGGACGTGGCGGTGAGCGGCGGCGAGCTGAGCGGTTTCAGCGGCAGCGGAACGGACTACAGCGCCAGCTTCACGCCGGCGGAGAACAGCACCGATGAGGGTGTGATCACGGTGGTGCGTGGCGCCTTCCGTGATGCGGCCGGGAACATCAATGCGGAGCGGACGTCGATCAGCCTGGAGGTGAACACGGTGCCGACGGTTTCTGAGGCAACGCCACAGAGTGAGCCGCCTGTCGAGCTGTTCGTCAGTGCCGGATCATTCGCTGAGCCGTATTACACCTTCTACACCGATGCCGAGGGCAACGAACCTCTGGTGGATCCTGCATTGGATGTTGATTCAACGTATCTGTTCAGACGTCTGGATGATGTGGCGTCTCATCCCTTCTATGTCAGTGATCAGGGTCACAATCAAACCAGTTCATCGGCACTGATCCTTCAGGGTGATGGCAGCGCCGAACGCGGTATCAAGGGAACAGAGTCTTTTCAGCTCAGTTTTTCGGGAGACATCGATCTCGATGTTGTTGAGACCGTTGACTATTACTGCTCGAGTCATCCTTCGATGATCAGCAGCTTCCGTTTGTTTCGGGGCTCCAATGAGATCCTGGAGTCTGCATCAGATGCCGAAACTGACGACGCTGACGCACCTCTGGGGTTCGCCTTCGCCAGTCAGGATGTCTCGACCTCCAGCGAGGCAGAGGACGACAGCGATTCAACGGCTGATGTGGCCCTCTCAACGGTTGATGTGCTGACAGGCGATGTCAACAACAACGGCAGTCATGATGTCAGCGACGCGATCTCAGTCTTGAGGAACATCGTTGGTCTGGAGACTGATCTCTCCGAATTCCCGGGGGTTGATCCCGTCACGTTGATGGACATCGATGGCAGTGGCTCCATTGATGTCGGTGATGCGGTAGGCATCCTTCGAGCCATTGTCGGCCTCGAGTCGTTGACCTCGCTCGTGCAGGTTTCACTTCAGGCGCCAGCTGATTTGAGCAACGCCTTGCTGCTGGACCCGCAAGGCTTGCAGGCAGACCCGCTCGTACCCGATCCCTCGGCTCTGCTGCTCTGA
- a CDS encoding DUF2862 domain-containing protein, whose product MSQAAAITIGSNIRVTRVRDRIPQSLVTLLKTNPSGTVKDFRTVDGKGIGVVVELSDGTTCWFFEDEIAPA is encoded by the coding sequence ATGTCCCAGGCTGCTGCGATCACCATCGGATCGAACATTCGTGTCACCCGCGTGCGCGATCGCATCCCTCAGTCCCTGGTGACTCTGCTCAAGACCAACCCCAGCGGCACCGTGAAGGACTTCCGCACCGTGGATGGAAAGGGCATCGGCGTGGTGGTTGAGCTGAGCGACGGCACCACCTGCTGGTTCTTCGAAGACGAAATCGCCCCCGCCTGA
- a CDS encoding 16S rRNA (cytosine(967)-C(5))-methyltransferase gives MSQSTTTGLPSRRLAWEVLQAVAAGAYADVALERALRDRPLQGPDRGLATELAYGAIRQRRRLDGWLDRVGRVPAQKQPPKLRWLLHVGLYQLFWMERVPDSAAVNTCVELAKTHGLARLAPVVNGMLRAALRARDQGESPSCSGDAAVQLAFEHSLPDWLAELLLQWRDQEGATAVAAACNQVPPLDLRVNRLRATPAGVAEALAEAGHATAPIPGCPDGLTLLGPSGDLRRWPGYDDGHWCVQDRAAQWVSPLLAAQPGERILDACAAPGGKATHLAELLGGDAEIWAVDRSPGRLKRVAANASRLGVDCLQALAADATDLLRERPHWSGYFQRILIDAPCSGLGTLARHPDARWRVSPASIEELLPLQQALLDGLLPLLAPHGRLVYATCTIHPAENGDQIAAFLERHPQMTLVQEQQRWPDDPQGGDGFYAAILQRQS, from the coding sequence TTGAGCCAGTCCACAACCACCGGTCTTCCGTCGCGACGCCTGGCCTGGGAGGTGCTGCAGGCGGTGGCGGCGGGAGCCTATGCCGATGTCGCCCTGGAGCGGGCGCTGCGGGATCGGCCTCTGCAGGGGCCTGACCGCGGCCTGGCCACCGAGCTGGCCTATGGCGCCATCCGTCAACGGCGTCGGCTGGACGGCTGGCTCGATCGGGTCGGAAGGGTGCCGGCGCAGAAGCAGCCCCCCAAGCTGCGCTGGCTGCTGCACGTGGGGCTGTATCAGCTGTTCTGGATGGAACGGGTTCCCGACTCCGCGGCCGTGAACACCTGCGTCGAGCTGGCGAAAACCCATGGGTTGGCACGGCTGGCGCCGGTGGTGAACGGCATGCTGCGGGCCGCCCTGCGGGCGCGCGATCAGGGCGAGAGCCCGTCCTGCTCCGGGGATGCGGCGGTGCAGTTGGCCTTCGAGCATTCACTGCCCGATTGGTTGGCAGAGCTCTTGCTGCAGTGGCGCGATCAGGAGGGGGCAACGGCGGTGGCCGCCGCCTGCAATCAGGTGCCGCCCCTGGATCTGCGGGTCAATCGTCTGCGGGCGACGCCGGCGGGCGTGGCGGAAGCGCTCGCGGAGGCCGGCCATGCCACGGCACCGATCCCCGGTTGTCCCGATGGACTCACCCTGCTCGGCCCCAGTGGTGATCTGCGCCGTTGGCCCGGATACGACGACGGCCATTGGTGTGTGCAGGACAGGGCGGCTCAGTGGGTGTCCCCGCTGTTGGCAGCACAGCCCGGTGAGCGCATCCTCGATGCCTGTGCAGCGCCGGGCGGCAAGGCCACCCATCTGGCGGAACTGCTGGGGGGTGATGCCGAAATCTGGGCCGTGGACCGTTCGCCGGGACGCCTGAAGCGGGTGGCGGCCAATGCCTCGCGGCTGGGGGTGGATTGTCTGCAGGCTCTTGCCGCGGACGCCACCGATCTGTTGCGCGAGCGCCCGCACTGGAGCGGATATTTCCAGCGCATCCTGATCGATGCCCCTTGCTCCGGCCTGGGAACCCTGGCGCGCCATCCCGATGCCCGCTGGCGCGTCAGCCCAGCGTCCATTGAGGAGCTGTTGCCGCTTCAGCAGGCCTTGCTCGATGGTCTGTTGCCGTTGCTGGCGCCCCATGGGCGGCTCGTCTACGCCACCTGCACGATCCATCCGGCCGAGAACGGCGATCAGATCGCGGCGTTTCTGGAGCGGCATCCGCAGATGACTCTGGTTCAGGAGCAGCAGCGCTGGCCCGATGATCCGCAGGGAGGGGACGGCTTCTATGCCGCGATCCTGCAGAGGCAGTCCTGA
- the ubiE gene encoding bifunctional demethylmenaquinone methyltransferase/2-methoxy-6-polyprenyl-1,4-benzoquinol methylase UbiE gives MKPGDPAAVEQLFDEVAPRYDQLNDLLSFGLHRLWKRQLLHWLRPASGEIWLDLCSGTGDLALELARCVRPGGRVTALDASAAPLALAAGRARRQPWLSLDLLQGDALDTGLPEASFDGVVMAYGLRNLADPARGLVEIRRLLKPGGRAGILDFNRVDSTGVAGRFQRFYLRRLVVPAAAAVGLEQHYAYLEASLKTFPDGPSQESLALAAGFQEAVHRPLVAQQMGALLLKA, from the coding sequence TTGAAACCGGGGGATCCCGCTGCGGTGGAGCAGCTTTTCGATGAGGTAGCGCCGCGTTACGACCAGCTCAATGACCTGCTGAGCTTCGGGCTTCATCGCCTCTGGAAACGTCAGTTGCTGCACTGGCTTCGGCCTGCTTCCGGTGAGATCTGGCTCGATCTGTGCAGCGGAACAGGCGATCTGGCTCTGGAGCTGGCCCGTTGTGTCCGGCCGGGTGGCCGGGTGACCGCTCTGGATGCTTCAGCAGCACCGCTGGCGCTGGCGGCTGGCCGTGCCCGCCGTCAGCCCTGGTTGAGCCTTGACCTGCTGCAGGGGGATGCTCTGGATACCGGGCTCCCCGAGGCGTCGTTTGATGGCGTTGTGATGGCCTACGGCTTGCGCAATCTCGCTGATCCGGCGCGCGGGCTGGTGGAGATCCGACGGCTGCTGAAGCCTGGGGGCCGCGCCGGGATTCTCGATTTCAACCGCGTGGATTCCACAGGAGTGGCCGGGCGGTTTCAGCGCTTCTACCTGCGTCGCCTGGTGGTCCCGGCAGCGGCAGCGGTCGGCCTGGAACAGCATTACGCCTATCTGGAGGCCAGTCTGAAGACCTTTCCGGATGGACCGTCCCAGGAGAGCCTCGCCCTGGCGGCCGGCTTTCAGGAGGCGGTGCATCGCCCCCTGGTGGCCCAGCAGATGGGAGCACTGCTGCTGAAGGCCTGA
- a CDS encoding PBP1A family penicillin-binding protein: MNRSHLRWVLIGATAAAIGAGAALGTRVLTNLADATLPDARGISNFNRPGTITLLASDGQVIQKLGPATREKLKAGEMPLLVQRAFIAAEDRRFFQHDGVDGWGVARALITNIREGSVREGASTITQQLARTVFLSQDRTITRKLKEAALALKLERQLSKQQILEQYLNYVYLGSGAYGIADAAWIYFSKTPNELTLDQAALIAGLPPAPSVYSPLVNPELARQRRAVVLDRMQQSGFISAAEANTAKQVPLNLKPSTPKYFLSLAPYFTNWVAQELPKLLSTEQLEVGGLKIRTSLNLAWQREAREVIKTNTYADLEGSIVSIEPGTGLVRVMIGGTDFYKSQFNRSTQALRSPGSTFKLFPYAAAVDRGVKPEDTFIDKQRCWKGYCPKNFGGKYFGSISLADALKNSLNTVAVQLQDKVGFDAIIETANGFDIGTKRPLGKFYPMAIGAYEQTVLEMTAAYAAVTNRGVYVKPTPFQEILGPEGEVIWSRRVDGDRGRRALDSDVADAMNWMLQRVVDGGTGIAAKLADRPVAGKTGTSEGARDLWFIGSIPQLTTGIWFGYDNNRETKSNSGQAAWAWNQYMTKIKGGLPVETFPPKPVLNREFKPPGKEKPKKKARSAPYQGYDYRPDPYNGDQPWDDRPYYPPQRFEPEPYRPEQGQDVPRPNNDPAPAEWPAPQPIDEPPPTPAPAPEPEVEEGPRNWLKPQIQNR, encoded by the coding sequence GTGAATCGCTCCCATCTGCGTTGGGTCCTGATCGGCGCCACTGCAGCAGCGATCGGCGCAGGCGCGGCACTCGGCACGCGTGTCCTGACCAATCTGGCGGACGCCACCCTGCCCGACGCCCGAGGCATCTCCAACTTCAACCGTCCCGGCACGATCACATTGCTGGCCAGCGACGGCCAGGTGATCCAGAAGCTTGGACCGGCGACCCGGGAGAAACTGAAAGCCGGTGAAATGCCGCTGTTGGTGCAGCGTGCCTTCATTGCCGCGGAAGACCGGCGGTTCTTCCAGCACGACGGCGTTGACGGCTGGGGCGTTGCCCGGGCCCTGATCACCAACATCCGCGAGGGTTCAGTGCGTGAAGGGGCCAGCACCATCACGCAGCAACTGGCGAGAACCGTGTTTCTCAGTCAGGACCGCACCATCACGCGAAAGCTGAAGGAAGCAGCCCTGGCTTTGAAGCTTGAGCGTCAGTTGAGCAAGCAACAGATTCTCGAGCAATACCTCAACTACGTGTATCTGGGTTCGGGCGCTTACGGCATCGCTGATGCGGCCTGGATCTATTTCTCCAAGACACCCAACGAGCTCACCCTGGATCAGGCTGCCCTGATCGCCGGCCTGCCGCCTGCACCGTCGGTGTATTCACCGCTGGTGAATCCGGAGCTGGCCAGGCAGCGACGCGCCGTGGTGCTGGACCGCATGCAGCAGTCAGGTTTCATCAGCGCAGCCGAAGCCAACACCGCCAAACAGGTTCCGCTGAATCTGAAACCGTCGACGCCCAAATATTTCCTGAGCCTGGCGCCGTACTTCACCAACTGGGTCGCTCAGGAACTCCCGAAGCTGTTGAGCACCGAGCAACTCGAAGTCGGCGGGCTGAAGATCCGCACGAGTCTCAATCTCGCCTGGCAGCGGGAGGCACGCGAGGTGATCAAAACAAACACCTATGCGGATCTCGAAGGCTCCATCGTGTCGATCGAACCGGGAACCGGTCTGGTGCGGGTGATGATCGGTGGAACGGACTTTTACAAAAGTCAGTTCAATCGAAGCACCCAAGCGCTGCGTTCTCCGGGCTCAACGTTCAAGCTGTTTCCCTACGCCGCTGCTGTGGATCGGGGCGTGAAGCCAGAGGACACGTTCATCGACAAGCAACGGTGCTGGAAGGGCTACTGCCCCAAGAACTTCGGAGGAAAGTATTTCGGTTCCATCTCACTGGCTGATGCCCTGAAGAACTCCCTGAACACCGTTGCTGTTCAGCTGCAGGACAAGGTGGGATTTGACGCCATCATCGAAACCGCCAATGGCTTCGACATTGGAACCAAACGTCCGCTTGGCAAGTTCTATCCAATGGCCATCGGTGCTTACGAGCAGACGGTGCTGGAGATGACAGCCGCCTATGCCGCTGTGACAAACCGCGGCGTCTACGTCAAACCGACTCCCTTCCAGGAAATCCTGGGGCCGGAAGGAGAGGTGATCTGGAGCCGGAGAGTGGATGGTGATCGAGGGCGTCGCGCCCTCGACAGCGATGTGGCCGATGCCATGAACTGGATGCTGCAACGGGTGGTTGATGGTGGTACGGGGATCGCAGCCAAACTTGCGGATCGCCCGGTCGCCGGCAAAACAGGGACATCGGAAGGTGCGCGTGATCTCTGGTTCATCGGCTCGATTCCGCAGCTGACCACGGGTATCTGGTTCGGGTACGACAACAATCGCGAGACGAAGAGCAATTCCGGTCAGGCCGCCTGGGCCTGGAACCAGTACATGACCAAGATCAAAGGGGGGCTGCCAGTGGAGACCTTCCCACCCAAGCCTGTGCTGAACCGGGAGTTCAAGCCTCCCGGGAAGGAGAAACCCAAGAAAAAGGCCCGATCAGCTCCCTATCAGGGCTACGACTACCGCCCGGATCCTTACAACGGAGATCAACCCTGGGACGATCGGCCTTACTACCCACCCCAGCGGTTCGAGCCTGAGCCCTACCGCCCGGAGCAGGGTCAGGACGTTCCGCGTCCCAACAACGACCCGGCACCAGCGGAATGGCCCGCACCACAACCAATCGATGAGCCGCCACCAACCCCGGCACCGGCCCCGGAACCTGAGGTCGAGGAGGGTCCGCGCAACTGGCTCAAACCTCAGATCCAGAACCGCTGA